One Phoenix dactylifera cultivar Barhee BC4 chromosome 8, palm_55x_up_171113_PBpolish2nd_filt_p, whole genome shotgun sequence genomic window carries:
- the LOC120111731 gene encoding glutamate synthase [NADH], amyloplastic-like, producing the protein MYDCKKFKRFDNSSSLSSSRDLPIPGSELSGIHFALEFLHMNTKSLLDSNLQDGRYISAKGKEVVVIGGGDTGTDCIGTSIRHGCTSIINLELLSQPPRTRAPGNSWPQWPRILRVDYDHHEAAAKFGKDPRSYEVQSKRFIGDGNGNVKALEVVHVHWVKDARGKFQFEEIKGSEEIIEADLVLLAMGFLGPESTIADQLGLERDGRSNFKAVYGHFSTNIDGVFAAGDCRRGQSLVVWAISEGRQAACQVDKYLMKEDTTPANTR; encoded by the exons ATGTATGATTGTAAGAAGTTTAAGAGGTTTGACAACTCGTCATCATTATCATCCTCCAGGGATCTGCCTATTCCTGGGAGTGAGCTCTCAGGAATTCATTTTGCCTTGGAATTCCTGCATATGAATACCAAAAGCTTGCTTGATAGCAACCTACAAGATGGTAGATATATATCTGCCAAAGGAAAGGAGGTGGTTGTCATAGGTGGCGGAGATACAGGAACGGACTGCATAGGGACGTCCATACGGCATGGTTGTACGAGCATTATCAATCTAGAACTCCTTTCTCAGCCACCTCGAACAAGAGCTCCAGGCAACTCATGGCCTCAG TGGCCTCGCATTTTGCGTGTTGATTATGATCACCACGAAGCAGCTGCCAAGTTTGGAAAAGACCCAAGATCTTATGAAGTCCAGAGCAAGAGGTTTATAGGAGATGGAAATGGAAATGTTAAGGCACTGGAGGTGGTTCATGTGCATTGGGTTAAGGATGCTCGTGGGAAGTTCCAATTTGAGGAAATCAAGGGGTCAGAGGAAATAATTGAAGCTGATCTGGTGCTCTTAGCCATGGGATTTCTTGGTCCAGAATCA ACTATTGCAGACCAACTAGGTTTGGAGAGGGACGGCCGATCCAATTTCAAAGCAGTGTATGGGCATTTCTCCACTAATATTGATGGAGTCTTTGCAGCTGGAGACTGCCGACGTGGCCAATCACTGGTTGTTTGGGCTATCTCTGAGGGCCGGCAAGCAGCATGTCAGGTGGATAAATACTTGATGAAAGAAGACACCACCCCAGCAAACACACGGTAG
- the LOC120111612 gene encoding zinc finger CCCH domain-containing protein 13-like translates to MPRSSRHRSHREHKYRERSDSEEDRNSRDPKERVEERDNGSRVSRDLESKKRTSSSVPQPSQGKDQTGAGGGYVSVEHGRKRKDREEDSAASDRLNGAREDDRVADLGHIDENFGLAESKKAPKSKLSAVASRERASRRPEGSAERYEDGSSKVELTKRRSEKDLSRDSSHRESISQCKDAKEKGRERGSEKDLSRDLSHRESSNQYKDAKEKERDRGLERDKKVHGSRHERPNDAGSRNQAAKTGFSEEERALKKDRELTEWQIRDELRNAELEKELEKPMRGGDGSADRDKWQSDGRDSDDRRLSSRDDCPRNESDRNERHRDERHKDGKYRDKHREDLDRDQRHRDDRHREELSSRDHTSNRSDSKRHRDENRISENRYKRSKPQDSDHGGSYFEDHSTKYKDSRERRRSFDENDAYGDSRPQSAKESHGDVDRARPDKIDSNRSNKRPKSSPSSVGHAIKDQSRHSLRQAEPARQELPSGERDHYSVATMGDLAGVSGGHDRTSDSRSLEKTKTKDHVASGEYLIETAASSKFGKTQRSDGRSASVQLMEKSHSIDRQFLYRGSTRRSHDIEDVAKKSSSYRDQRDYPIADVRERKLLLKNPSMDDYSKAENCEHVPLGPSSFNRNDRFLGSLPGHLPPPQPVRHGIDSPVLGSYEDDNISQIGDRKSSSRYRKNSDLNTGRGQGSDWKSIPTWPSPVANSFPPFQHGPMPPGFPSSMQHFPAPSLFGMRPYMDVTHAHVRPFGWHNIMESPYPPQLQGWDGRNGVLGDDSHAYGRPEWDHQNRHLMDSRGWETSAATWKVQHGNLNIEISQPQESDYSTHSLPDEGWAGQSGNKSSSEQARSESSEIKRSIDAPSAKNAAEAPPETIDEKTPAPSKTAGDDRSRYCCNYLSKLDISVDLASPELYKQCLTLLGTRDPGVCNISKHGCHQNVNDVNKVVGKSPNNLLTSLFPTNTEAYFQRAMSLYKKQRDVAKAMFPVVTAKGEKDSLEVSDADKAKVIDEQPPEEMSLANANSCRSKEEEGSNVIAEAKDNVSADAKERKNTNANAPGDLSGDAKEQHSDVISDAVVFGEGSQACEAVRSECRVNLSRIPISPESTH, encoded by the exons ATGCCGCGGAGTTCCCGCCATAGATCGCACAGGGAGCACAAGTACCGCGAGCGGTCAGACTCTGAGGAGGATAGGAACTCGAGGGACCCCAAGGAGAGGGTCGAAGAGCGGGACAATGGTTCTAGGGTTTCGAGGGATCTGGAATCTAAGAAGCGAACTTCCTCTTCTGTGCCGCAGCCATCGCAGGGGAAGGATCAGACTGGTGCTGGTGGGGGGTATGTGTCTGTGGAGCATGGGAGGAAGCGGAAAGATAGGGAAGAGGATTCGGCAGCGAGTGATCGGTTGAATGGCGCTAGAGAGGATGATCGCGTGGCTGATCTGGGCCATATAGATGAGAACTTTGGGCTTGCGGAGTCGAAGAAGGCCCCAAAGTCGAAGCTTTCTGCTGTTGCTTCGAGGGAAAGGGCAAGCAGAAGGCCTGAAGGTTCCGCTGAAAGGTATGAGGATGGTAGCAGTAAGGTCGAGTTGACGAAGCGACGGTCGGAGAAGGATTTGAGTCGTGATTCGAGTCATAGAGAAAGCATCAGCCAATGCAAGGATGcaaaggagaaggggagggagcGTGGATCAGAGAAGGATTTAAGCCGTGATTTGAGCCATAGAGAAAGCAGCAACCAGTACAAGGAtgcaaaggagaaggagagggatcgTGGATTGGAGAGGGATAAGAAGGTCCATGGATCCAGGCATGAGAGGCCCAATGATGCTGGGAGTCGGAACCAAGCGGCCAAAACAGGCTTCTCTGAAGAGGAGAGAGCACTGAAGAAGGATAGGGAACTTACTG AATGGCAAATACGAGATGAATTGCGCAATGCTGAGTTGGAGAAGGAGCTTGAGAAACCTATGAGGGGGGGAGATGGCTCTGCTGATAGAGATAAATGGCAGAGTGATGGCAGGGATAGTGATGATAGGCGATTATCTTCAAGAGACGATTGCCCCAGAAATGAAAGCGATAGAAATGAAAGGCACAGGGATGAAAGGCATAAAGATGGAAAGTATAGAGATAAACATCGGGAGGATCTTGACAGAGATCAAAGGCATCGAGATGACAGACACCGAGAAGAGCTTTCCTCAAGGGATCATACTAGCAACAGATCTGACAGTAAGCGTCACAGGGATGAAAATAGGATTTCAGAGAATCGTTATAAGAGAAGTAAGCCTCAGGATAGTGATCATGGTGGTTCTTATTTTGAGGATCACAGCACCAAATATAAGGATTCGAGGGAAAGGAGGAGGTCATTTGATGAAAATGACGCTTATGGTGACTCGAGGCCTCAAAGTGCAAAAGAGTCACACGGCGACGTTGACAGAGCTAGGCCAGACAAGATTGATTCCAATCGCAGCAATAAACGACCAAAGAGTTCTCCCAGCTCTGTTGGTCATGCCATTAAGGATCAAAGCAG GCATAGCTTGAGGCAAGCAGAGCCTGCACGCCAAGAATTGCCATCTGGAGAGAGAGATCACTATAGTGTAGCTACCATGGGAGATCTTGCAGGCGTTTCAGGAGGTCATGATAGAACTTCTGATTCACGGTCTTTAGAGAAGACCAAAACAAAGGATCACGTTGCTTCAGGTGAATATCTGATTGAAACAGCTGCATCTTCCAAATTTGGCAAGACCCAAAGATCAGATGGTCGATCCGCATCAGTTCAGTTAATGGAAAAATCTCATTCAATCGATCGACAATTTTTATATAGAGGCAGCACAAGGCGTAGTCATGATATTGAAGATGTGGCCAAAAAAAGCAGCTCTTACAGGGATCAAAGAGATTATCCCATTGCAGATGTCAGAGAGCGAAAGTTACTATTGAAGAACCCTAGTATGGATGATTATTCTAAGGCAGAGAACTGTGAACATGTTCCTCTTGGTCCATCTTCTTTCAACCGAAATGATCGTTTCCTTGGAAGTTTACCGGGTCATCTTCCACCTCCGCAGCCTGTCAGGCATGGAATTGACAGTCCAGTTTTGGGTTCATACGAAGATGATAACATATCTCAAATTGGGGATCGCAAATCCAGTAGCCGTTACAGAAAAAACAGTGATCTCAATACTGGTAGAGGACAGGGAAGTGATTGGAAGAGTATCCCAACATGGCCATCTCCAGTTGCTAACAGTTTCCCGCCTTTCCAGCATGGACCGATGCCTCCTGGATTTCCTTCTTCTATGCAGCATTTTCCTGCTCCATCTCTATTTGGTATGAGACCATATATGGACGTGACCCATGCTCATGTCCGCCCATTTGGGTGGCATAATATAATGGAGAGTCCATATCCTCCTCAGTTGCAAGGGTGGGATGGAAGAAATGGTGTACTCGGTGATGATTCCCATGCCTATGGGAGACCAGAATGGGATCATCAGAATAGGCATCTAATGGACAGCAGAGGATGGGAGACGAGTGCTGCTACATGGAAGGTACAACATGGAAACTTGAATATAGAGATTTCTCAGCCTCAGGAGTCAGATTATTCAACTCATTCACTGCCAGATGAAGGTTGGGCTGGGCAGTCTGGCAACAAGTCAAGCAGTGAACAGGCCCGTTCTGAAAGCTCTGAAATCAAGCGATCTATTGATGCACCTTCTGCTAAGAATGCTGCTGAAGCACCTCCAGAAACTATAGATGAAAAGACCCCTGCTCCTTCTAAAACAGCAGGAGATGATCGGTCCCGTTATTGCTGTAATTACCTTTCTAAGCTTGATATCTCTGTTGACCTTGCCTCCCCAGAGTTGTATAAACAATGCTTAACGCTATTGGGAACTAGGGACCCTGGTGTATGTAATATTTCAAAGCATGGATGCCATCAG AACGTTAACGATGTGAATAAAGTGGTAGGGAAGAGTCCAAATAACCTCTTAACTTCTCTGTTTCCTACAAATACAGAGGCTTATTTTCAG AGAGCCATGTCACTGTATAAGAAGCAGCGCGATGTAGCAAAAGCGATGTTCCCTGTTGTAACTgcaaaaggagaaaaagatTCTCTGGAAGTGTCTGATGCAGATAAAGCGAAGGTGATTGATGAGCAGCCTCCTGAAGAAATGTCATTGGCAAATGCTAATTCCTGTAGgagcaaagaagaagaggggagcaATGTCATCGCTGAAGCCAAAGATAACGTTTCTGCTGATGCCAAGGAACGGAAGAACACCAATGCCAATGCACCAGGCGATCTTTCTGGTGATGCCAAAGAACAGCATTCTGATGTCATTTCTGATGCAGTTGTTTTTGGTGAGGGTTCACAGGCATGTGAGGCTGTGAGGTCAGAATGTAGGGTAAATTTAAGCCGGATACCTATTTCTCCTGAGAGTACACATTGA